From the Choristoneura fumiferana chromosome 15, NRCan_CFum_1, whole genome shotgun sequence genome, the window TTAAACGAAGAGATTGGGAAGAAAAGTTATTAAAGTCGCAATGCAAtgaattaaagtaaatatatataataacacGAAAACCATAAGCAATTTGAAgtgtaaaaaatacttttacggTTGATAATGAAAACAGTATTCGTTACAAGTACCTAACTGGCGCAGTTCATGGGAGCCAGCAGTTGACATAGTATTACGGTCAGGGTTGCAAATTTTTAAGACAATTCTCTTCATTCATAGTTACCTATCCGATAATTATTGGATAGTTATCAAACAActtaaattgtaacaaaaaatactattaaagataaataaaagataaagaaaGGTAGGTAGGAAAATTTCCCGTGTTCGGATACACACAATAGTCGTGACGCCAAAAATTGACGCACACCTGCGTCAGGCAGGATACACACTATAAACTTTACGCGTAATATCACCCGCAGGTATAAGCGTTATTATCATTGATAATTATCTTGATCATGATCTTGATAATTATTCCGTGCAACCCTTGTTTATAGTTCAACCAACTATACAACATCCAACTTTGAACTTGCAGGATCCAAGTGGAACATTTGCAGAAATCATTGGAAGAAACCCACGGGATGATCAGTAAATTACAGACGATGTTAACCTCGAGGTCTGAGCTGAGCCAAAAGTAAGTTTTAGAAATACAAAGCAAGTTTTTAACCTTGTTAGTATGTGTAGATCAATGAGTTGCAATTATAATTCGagcaataaacaattaaaaaacaaaaatgaacacaatattttcttaatttcttgcataatATGTTTGTTTCAGAATGGTATCAACCAAAGAAGAGGAACTAACAGAGTTACACAAACACTTGGAAAACCAAATGGAGcttagtaaaaagtaaaaaaaaacgcaatggCTACGTGGGTACTTTGTACATTTTTCTTAATACTTaatcgttattttttttcagatgGAAAGAATCCTACGTAGAAATGACGGCCAAATTAAAGAAAAGAATAGAAGAGCTGCTAAACGAAAACAAAGAATTAAGATCGATGTTAAAACTGCCTTCTTTAGGATCATCAAATCAAGAAGAGAGCTCTAATAGTTGATAAGACATCAATCTTCATGTCTAACACCATCTTACACGTTGCGAGAAATATGACGAGCTGCTTTTCATTGCAGAGCCGCCAGCCTAGATAGATTTTAAGAGCTCGTTTAACggcagcaatgtaaagcaaccacaATATCGACACAATTTTTTACGAATGCTCGTCATAAAcgataattgaaaatacaaactgaaatatagacatctcttgtccgggtgagcggttagttccaatggagtgccgaaagtttctcgatgagggctacggtatagatgtcgctagcgtcactgcttaagtggctaaataagaaacaaacaagctgatatatgaggtgcataggggaaattcgtgtctgtaccgttgaccatcagcggtgtagcggtatagcacgcggtacggaataccgaggacctgggttcgattcccagtgctggtcatatttttctggttttctgtgcatctatatttcagtttgtattttcaatttaggttttacgggatgaccgtaaaagtaaaaatttggaattgaaataaaaaatacaaaaagattccaaaaaaaacaatcttaataaacGATAATGTtcctgagtgaactttataaatattatttcaaggGTCATTACTCATTAGTGACGATAATCACACGCCGCAATCAGGCTTTAATTGTTAGTATGGATAGTGCAATATTAATttagtaaaacatttttaaaacttattggaatttatttacataattttaaataataaatatgatttaCTTTATCACTGCGCCGCCACGCATTCTGAGAACATGCTTGGGAACCAGTAGAGCATGTCATTGTCCTGCGTATCGATCCATGCTAGGCCCTCTTTGACCATATGGTTTAGTGCATTTTGTGCCCGTGTTTCATTccaactgaaataaataaaatggcgtATGTATTAGAAAACCACAGGACACGATCTAATGACTTCTTCCAAATgtcttaacccttttccagccatagtgcatatagcgaccacataaatgtacagtcgagttcattaacttgtgagcaaaaatttgaccaaaagtatctgaacacgactctactgtTAACGGCGGCGTAGAATCGTGTTTAGatgttttttatcaaatttttgctcacaaagtTATGAACTCCTCTGTACACAAATCTTCGACCATGCTAAATTTACAATAATGGTACAATAATTAACTGAagttgttaaaaaatttaataatcaaaataaaaaaagctgaGCTGGAactgttaaaaacattatttgttttaaattaatcacTCATAatgtaaacaatataaactatgattcattttgtagtaGAAATTAGTGgagcctggaaaagggttaaatctTGTCAAATTCTAGAAGGACATAGAATCCTAGTATTATTACAACCCGAAAATAAGGGTGGACAGTGGCAGtgaagcattggcaggcctcccactaggtggactgaagGCAACatgagagttgtgggcaactggtggatgcaagtggcctGCCAGCCTTTGTTctgcctatgttcagcagtggatatcttccggctgatgttgATATAAGCAGGACTCGAACTTTAAGTGCGGATAACGTCAAATCACACATAgaatgatttcaaatagtattttcgTAAAAAATTACTTACCATTCTTTAATTAAACTATATCGCCACTGTAAATTAGTAGCAGTACATAACGTCTTTGATTGGCATTGTTATTCAGATTAAACATAAAAAGATGTTATGATTATTTagttgttttgtataatttacaTGATTATgtgtacaatacggtatttgaaatttttttgttcattatgtaaattaaagcttgacaatgcatgttatcaaacagaaaaaaaaactatctttaAATACAACAGAGTTATGAaggtttaaaattcaagattagacagagagacttacttgcatgtgacgtcacacgcaagtagcgccatactcgCTGCATAACAGACACAGATTTATCGATTTTTCAATAAATCACTACAAAACCAATTCTCAAgcatattattttttctcttcgctaaacatagttgttgtcaaataccgtattgccaaAAAGCCATCTTAACAAGAATAGTGtaacaatttttcatttttggaGGTATGTGACGAAAACATGTATTTCAAAAATCTTATCTTATTTACCACATCACCTATATgcaaaatgacgtaatctttaACTCATCTGCACTCGAAGTTTCCTGTTGATTGTCAAAAGTCTCTGTTGATTAGTGCTGTCATTGTTCCCTTACCCAAGATCACTAGTAAGGATGCTGACGGAGACCCAGGCTGTACCCAATGAGCTGGCCTTCTGCAGAACAAGAGTGTGGTCCAAATTGAGCTCACCAGGCACAGATTGCACCAGCCACTTGCCTTTACCTATGGGAACTACTGTGAACCTGGAAAAAATAAGTTACTAAATATTAGACTTGTGGCAAGATTTTTGTCAACTCAAGATGATATTATTTAGGATCATTTTGAATTTAAAGAACCCTTGATTACATATCACAGCATCTGTATCTGTATCTTTTTATTTCCATACTAGGCTTTACTTCTGGTTTTGCATATATGTACAAGTCAACGCatgtaaaaagagctctgggtggctagtggaggggatacgtttgttACGTGACGGCCGCGCGTGGGCTCCTatgccccctcccgcgtcccccactgctccgccgccaatttggtccgtatttcgttcactgcgcaggtatatcgccaggagctctttttacgtgcgttgatttgtaaaCCATTGTCtatcagttgaattgaaattaaggGAATTTGCAAAAAATCCCATGGGAAATCCTCATCCCATGGGATACAGACTGTTTACTTTTTCAACATTGTATCTGGCCACATTAAATTGATTTAGAACCATCTTTACATTAAGTATGATTTACGAGTAGTGTTCATTGTTGTATACAATTtgggtagatacgaggttgagaaagtaagcaGTTGATATGTTAGTTATTCCAGATGTTTAGCTTCTACATACCAGATTTcatctttctttatttcaagtaacataTGACTCATTTTGTTAGTAGACAggcttatttaattttctagAGTTAGCATGAATGAGTGACACATGCAATGCACATACAGAAATTCgaatttctaatataaataGGAAGTGAAGATAAATCTCACCCGTtgccaaatatttttaatttcttaactGCAGCCAACAGATCTTCATTTGTGATGTCCTGGTGTGTCTTGGCTTTCCCTCGAGCAGCTATCAACCTTGTGCGTAACTCCTCAAGAGTTATTATTCCGCCATTCTTGTAGTTTGTTGCCATACAGACCTCTACTATTTGGACTCCTAATTCATAATAAAAGTCTCCAATACCTGAAATATACagattttattgtaatttatagcCTTATCTATCAACAGGTGaagtaaaataactaaaacaaacaCTCCTTCCCCTGTTTTGTATATAGAAAAACCTCGCTCCGGTGAGCTGTTTCTACTAGAGCTGCACTGACTGAGGATAGGTAAATCTtatctattggttcatgacaaacacattcctcactaCCTACACATCCTCAcagatctctggtggaaacatagCCTTAAACAAAGCACATCTCTGTAGTTCATGACTAAACACATTTCATTCACATACTACACTAGTCGcagatctctggtggaaacatagCCTTAAACAAAGCACATCTCTGTAGTTTAAGTAAACTTggattggataggtatttaactaaatgtaaacaaacttcagctgccagatttgggtaggtacattcaaggtttttatacattttacttttctattattgtaatacaaactagactagtgtatttcaatacacaaacgtaaatgtttagatagtttaatgggagaatttcaatttttaaggcaccaattgacattgttttgtttacatttacttaatacctatccaaaccatgTATAGTAGAGTGACGAAGGATGGAAAAAACCGCAactgcatgaaaaaaaaaaatacaaaccaaGAACCGACCAGAACCCTTTTCCCGAGGCCAGGGGATCAACACCAATGGCAGCACACATTTCCTGGAACTGTCTCCGGAACTGAGCGTTCTTTTTAATCTCATTCTTGTGCTTTGTGGCGAATTCTTCCAAGTTTTCCCTGAACACTTCGAGTTGTTTCGACATCTGTTGGAACTGATTTTCCTGAATCTCCGAGCCTTTTTCTCGGTATTTCTCCTGTTCTAGTTTTTGCTTCTGTATGGCGCCAACCCCAGCTCGTCTTCGCATTTTGctgtttttgattttgttttaattttcgaGAGAAAACAGAGAAACGTAATGTTCGTTAGCTGCATAAACTTTATTtactctgcagggctactaccaacttgaaactcgaagttcgtgtcgtgcggtccctctcgctctcgtattaaatagtatacgtgtcagagggaccgcacga encodes:
- the lsn gene encoding vacuolar-sorting protein SNF8, with the protein product MRRRAGVGAIQKQKLEQEKYREKGSEIQENQFQQMSKQLEVFRENLEEFATKHKNEIKKNAQFRRQFQEMCAAIGVDPLASGKGFWSVLGIGDFYYELGVQIVEVCMATNYKNGGIITLEELRTRLIAARGKAKTHQDITNEDLLAAVKKLKIFGNGFTVVPIGKGKWLVQSVPGELNLDHTLVLQKASSLGTAWVSVSILTSDLGWNETRAQNALNHMVKEGLAWIDTQDNDMLYWFPSMFSECVAAQ